In a single window of the Mucilaginibacter defluvii genome:
- a CDS encoding acyltransferase yields MNDTLIDTKQHFNTLDGLRGIAAIAVVIFHFMEITIPDYKDSFIAHAYLAVDFFFCLSGFVIAYAYDQRLAKIGIKNFITLRLIRLHPLVLIGAVIGLLAFVFDPFNNLYGKYQNSTFMLFLSSLLMIPYPLVHERYFNLFHLNPPTWSLLWEYIANICYAVFLVKIRSKLLWILTLVAAGTLIFEAQRSGNLAVGWGGDNIIGGGIRVFFSFLVGILVYRSGWIIYTKLSFLPVGLLLLITFLIPFSAFNRVVDPLIVIIYFPFVVALGAGARLPALQNKLCRFLGDISYPLYIIHYPFIWLFMSYVEKLKPSLYGQTIVIVFSTLLLILLAYIILKMADIPIRVWLKKRMTK; encoded by the coding sequence ATGAATGATACGTTGATCGACACCAAACAACATTTTAATACGCTTGATGGGTTAAGGGGTATAGCTGCTATTGCAGTGGTAATATTTCATTTTATGGAAATTACCATTCCGGATTATAAAGACAGTTTTATTGCACATGCGTACCTGGCGGTAGATTTCTTTTTTTGCCTTTCCGGTTTCGTGATTGCCTACGCATACGACCAGCGGCTGGCTAAAATCGGCATCAAAAATTTTATAACCCTGCGTCTAATCAGGCTGCATCCGTTGGTGCTTATTGGAGCCGTCATTGGTTTGCTGGCATTTGTGTTTGATCCCTTCAACAATCTTTACGGTAAATATCAAAACAGTACATTTATGTTGTTCTTGTCTTCACTTTTGATGATCCCTTATCCGCTTGTTCATGAAAGGTATTTCAATCTTTTTCACTTAAATCCGCCTACCTGGTCATTGTTATGGGAGTATATAGCTAACATTTGCTATGCCGTCTTTCTGGTGAAAATTCGAAGTAAGTTACTATGGATATTGACGCTGGTTGCAGCCGGAACGCTGATCTTTGAAGCACAGCGATCAGGGAACCTGGCCGTAGGTTGGGGTGGCGACAATATTATAGGCGGCGGCATTCGCGTCTTTTTTTCGTTTCTTGTTGGCATACTCGTATACCGGTCAGGATGGATTATTTATACAAAGTTGAGTTTTCTGCCGGTTGGTTTGCTTTTGCTAATCACTTTTCTCATTCCTTTTTCAGCATTTAATCGTGTTGTTGATCCATTAATCGTTATAATTTACTTTCCCTTCGTGGTGGCGTTAGGTGCCGGAGCAAGATTGCCTGCACTACAAAATAAGTTATGCCGGTTTTTAGGTGATATCTCTTATCCGCTGTATATCATACATTATCCTTTCATATGGCTTTTTATGAGTTATGTAGAAAAGCTGAAACCATCGCTTTATGGACAAACAATTGTAATTGTATTCAGCACGTTACTGCTGATCTTGTTGGCTTACATTATTTTAAAGATGGCTGACATTCCGATAAGGGTTTGGTTAAAAAAGAGGATGACTAAATAG
- a CDS encoding DUF5074 domain-containing protein translates to MRSFKHSYLLLLSALSLLATSCSKDDDPIVAEDNLGTGVFIVNQGAFSASNASLTFYNTTTKKVTLDVFSAANGTGLGSVANDAAIYGSKMYITVNVSSTLEVVDPRNGKLIKHIDMKNNGVARQPRYVAFYKNKAYITSYDNTVAVIDTASLTIEKFITVGRNPEQMAIANGKLYVANSGGLTFGNPDNSVSVIDLNTNTETKKITVPANPVSLAADAGGDVYVISAGDYDKILPALTIINGTNDAIKSSETTDIGYGNTIAIAGNSAYLISGDGKVVVFNTTTDQVSNANFITGNFKFATPFAIAVKESTGEVFVTDAKGYTADGKLYIFSREGAIKDSAATGLIPGKVVFKNN, encoded by the coding sequence ATGAGATCATTTAAACACAGCTACTTATTACTTTTATCTGCCCTTTCGTTATTAGCTACTTCATGTAGTAAGGATGACGACCCGATAGTTGCCGAAGATAATTTAGGCACTGGCGTATTTATCGTTAATCAGGGAGCATTCAGCGCAAGCAATGCGTCATTAACTTTCTATAATACCACAACCAAAAAGGTTACTTTAGATGTATTTTCGGCTGCTAATGGCACCGGCTTGGGTTCTGTAGCGAATGATGCTGCAATTTATGGCTCAAAAATGTACATTACGGTGAACGTTTCGAGTACCTTAGAGGTAGTCGACCCGCGCAATGGTAAGCTGATCAAACATATCGACATGAAAAATAACGGTGTTGCGCGCCAGCCCAGGTATGTGGCTTTTTATAAAAATAAGGCCTATATCACATCGTATGATAATACGGTAGCCGTGATTGATACCGCGAGCCTCACTATCGAGAAGTTCATCACTGTTGGTCGTAACCCTGAACAAATGGCCATTGCGAACGGAAAACTCTATGTAGCTAACTCAGGCGGACTTACCTTCGGCAATCCGGATAACAGTGTATCAGTTATTGACTTAAATACAAATACGGAAACAAAGAAGATCACTGTTCCGGCTAACCCGGTTAGTTTGGCTGCTGATGCAGGCGGCGACGTATACGTGATTTCAGCAGGCGACTATGATAAGATACTGCCTGCACTTACCATTATCAATGGTACTAACGATGCGATAAAATCGAGCGAGACCACTGATATTGGTTATGGCAACACCATCGCGATAGCCGGAAATTCTGCATACCTGATTTCGGGCGATGGTAAAGTAGTGGTATTTAACACAACTACCGACCAGGTAAGTAACGCCAATTTCATAACCGGCAACTTTAAATTTGCTACACCATTTGCCATAGCGGTTAAAGAGAGTACCGGTGAAGTATTTGTTACGGATGCTAAAGGCTACACCGCTGATGGCAAACTTTATATATTCAGCCGTGAAGGGGCAATTAAGGATAGCGCAGCTACAGGATTAATACCGGGTAAAGTTGTGTTTAAAAACAACTAA
- the rplT gene encoding 50S ribosomal protein L20: MPRSVNAVASRRRRKRILNLAKGYWGSRSKVYTIAKNTVEKGLQYAYRDRKTKKREFRALWIQRINAGARQHGISYSQLMGKLAAKEIGLNRKVLADLAMNNPDAFKAIIDAVK, from the coding sequence ATGCCACGTTCAGTAAACGCAGTAGCGTCACGCAGACGAAGAAAAAGAATCTTGAACCTCGCTAAAGGTTATTGGGGTTCACGCAGCAAGGTTTATACCATTGCAAAAAACACAGTAGAAAAAGGTTTACAGTATGCTTACCGCGACCGTAAAACCAAGAAAAGAGAATTCAGAGCTTTATGGATCCAGCGTATTAACGCCGGTGCCCGTCAGCACGGAATTTCATATTCGCAATTAATGGGCAAATTAGCCGCTAAAGAGATCGGTTTAAACCGTAAGGTATTAGCTGACCTGGCTATGAACAACCCAGATGCATTCAAAGCAATTATTGACGCAGTAAAATAG
- the infC gene encoding translation initiation factor IF-3 encodes MALNRPFNRGPRPPFKKKEAEHNINQFIKAPEVRLVGDNVETGVYSLRDALAIAQEQELDLVEISPNANPPVCKVTDYNKFIYEQKKKLKEIKSNAKQTVIKEIRFGPNTDDHDFEFKLKHAIKFLESNEKVRAYVHFKGRSIVYKEQGEILLLKFAQALEEVGKVEQLPKLEGKRMFLTVAPKGAKK; translated from the coding sequence TTGGCTTTAAACAGACCGTTCAACAGAGGACCAAGGCCCCCTTTCAAGAAAAAAGAGGCCGAACATAACATCAATCAATTCATCAAGGCGCCAGAGGTTCGTCTTGTTGGTGATAATGTGGAAACTGGCGTGTATTCACTACGTGACGCGCTTGCCATTGCCCAGGAGCAGGAGCTTGACCTTGTTGAGATATCGCCTAACGCTAACCCGCCTGTTTGTAAAGTAACCGACTATAATAAGTTTATTTACGAGCAGAAGAAAAAGCTGAAGGAGATAAAAAGCAATGCCAAACAAACGGTTATAAAAGAAATCCGTTTCGGCCCTAACACTGATGACCATGACTTTGAGTTTAAACTGAAGCATGCTATTAAGTTTCTGGAGTCGAACGAGAAAGTACGTGCTTACGTACACTTTAAAGGCCGTTCAATTGTTTACAAGGAGCAAGGCGAAATACTCTTATTAAAATTTGCCCAGGCGTTGGAGGAAGTGGGGAAGGTTGAGCAATTACCGAAATTAGAGGGTAAGCGTATGTTCCTTACAGTAGCTCCAAAGGGTGCAAAAAAGTAA
- a CDS encoding endonuclease/exonuclease/phosphatase family protein, translated as MKIKHLFVSALLLMASGATQAQHLIAGSFNLRFDNAGDTGNLWVNRAPVAAALIRFHDFDVVGTQEGRENQLQDLSKALPEYERYGLGRDDGKEGGEHSAIFFKKDRFQVLKKGDFWLSETPDKPGLGWDATCCNRICSWVYLLDKQSKKKFYFFNAHFDHQGKIAREESSKLILKKIKEIAGNEKAIFTGDLNGDHESTWYQRLATSGYLKDTYTMAKHPYIFNASFNNFGKALDKDGIIDHIFTTGTANVKRWGILTDSYRGKFPSDHFPVLAEFTF; from the coding sequence ATGAAAATTAAACACTTATTTGTTTCGGCACTGCTTTTAATGGCAAGCGGTGCAACACAGGCACAGCATTTAATTGCAGGCTCGTTCAACTTACGTTTTGATAACGCCGGCGATACTGGTAACCTTTGGGTTAATCGTGCACCGGTAGCAGCAGCGCTTATCCGCTTTCATGATTTTGATGTAGTAGGTACGCAGGAAGGCCGCGAAAATCAGCTTCAGGACCTAAGTAAAGCCCTGCCTGAATACGAACGTTATGGCCTTGGCCGTGATGATGGTAAAGAAGGAGGGGAGCATTCAGCCATTTTTTTTAAAAAGGATCGTTTTCAGGTTTTAAAGAAAGGCGATTTCTGGCTGTCAGAAACGCCGGACAAACCGGGCTTAGGCTGGGATGCTACCTGCTGCAACCGTATATGTTCATGGGTTTACCTGCTTGATAAACAAAGCAAAAAGAAGTTTTATTTCTTTAACGCACACTTTGATCATCAGGGTAAAATCGCCCGCGAAGAAAGCAGCAAACTTATCCTGAAAAAAATAAAAGAAATCGCCGGCAACGAAAAAGCTATTTTTACCGGCGACCTTAACGGCGACCATGAAAGTACCTGGTACCAGCGCCTGGCCACATCAGGTTATTTAAAGGATACTTACACAATGGCTAAACATCCTTACATTTTCAATGCCTCGTTCAACAACTTTGGTAAAGCGTTGGATAAGGACGGTATTATCGACCATATATTTACAACCGGCACTGCCAATGTTAAACGCTGGGGCATATTAACCGATAGCTACCGCGGCAAATTCCCGTCAGATCATTTCCCGGTGCTGGCAGAGTTTACATTTTAA
- a CDS encoding DUF6580 family putative transport protein: MSAYNMNTRNTVLILMIVGAIAMRFVTFEFQHLSNFTPVGAVALFAGTYFTDKWKSFLVPLVVLFLSNIGINYLYTGHITLFSWFDLVTYSCFALTVLIGTLITRVNVLNVLAGSVASAVLFWLITDLPFLYGTYYTHDMSGYITSLTNALPFLRNMLISDAVFGLALYGGFELAKNKYTILRSRHELAM, encoded by the coding sequence ATGTCGGCATATAATATGAACACCCGCAATACAGTACTCATACTCATGATAGTAGGCGCTATAGCCATGCGTTTTGTTACTTTTGAGTTTCAGCATTTAAGTAATTTTACCCCTGTTGGCGCGGTAGCTTTGTTTGCAGGTACTTATTTTACCGATAAATGGAAGTCGTTTTTGGTGCCGCTTGTAGTATTATTCTTGAGCAACATCGGCATTAATTATCTGTATACAGGCCATATCACCTTATTTTCGTGGTTCGATCTGGTAACCTATTCATGCTTTGCTTTAACGGTGCTGATCGGTACGTTGATAACAAGGGTTAATGTGCTTAATGTATTAGCGGGTTCGGTTGCTTCGGCAGTGTTGTTCTGGCTGATCACCGATTTGCCTTTTCTTTACGGCACCTATTACACGCACGACATGAGCGGTTATATCACTTCGCTTACCAATGCGCTGCCGTTTCTGCGCAACATGCTTATCAGCGATGCGGTATTTGGGTTAGCATTGTACGGTGGTTTTGAATTAGCGAAAAACAAATACACCATTTTACGTAGCAGGCACGAGCTTGCCATGTAA
- a CDS encoding helix-turn-helix transcriptional regulator codes for MELPKPISQKITEFAPYAEMLPGVTIIHHIADFSVVHMCSKGQKLLGVTVDELREMGAEYYPRYFNMEYMEGLLPKMEKLLRDNKKNESFSYFQQVKYAGKDDWTWHITSTGIFMWDDDGKPLLTITTALPIENLKEVEPKAERLLAENIFLRNNAARFGLLSKREISILKLVAGGKSSPEIAKELFISAETVQTHRRNIKQKLGISNNFEFTEYARAFNLL; via the coding sequence ATGGAACTACCCAAACCTATCAGCCAAAAAATAACCGAATTCGCACCCTATGCCGAAATGCTGCCCGGCGTAACTATCATCCACCATATTGCTGATTTTTCGGTAGTTCATATGTGCTCAAAAGGGCAGAAGTTACTGGGAGTAACCGTTGATGAGTTAAGGGAAATGGGAGCAGAATACTACCCGCGTTATTTCAACATGGAATATATGGAAGGCCTGCTGCCGAAAATGGAGAAGCTTTTACGTGACAATAAAAAGAACGAAAGTTTCAGCTATTTTCAACAGGTAAAATACGCCGGTAAGGATGACTGGACCTGGCACATTACCTCCACCGGTATTTTTATGTGGGATGATGATGGCAAGCCCTTGCTAACCATAACTACCGCGCTGCCCATTGAAAATCTGAAAGAAGTTGAACCCAAAGCCGAGCGATTATTAGCCGAAAATATATTCCTTCGTAACAATGCGGCGCGTTTTGGCTTGTTAAGTAAGCGGGAGATCAGCATTTTAAAATTGGTGGCTGGCGGCAAAAGTTCGCCCGAAATAGCTAAAGAGCTATTCATATCGGCAGAGACAGTGCAAACACACCGCCGAAACATCAAACAAAAGCTTGGCATATCCAATAATTTTGAATTTACAGAATACGCCCGCGCCTTCAACCTGCTATAA
- the rpmI gene encoding 50S ribosomal protein L35, whose amino-acid sequence MPKMKTNSSAKKRFKLTGTGKIARKNAYKSHILTKMSTKRKRNLGHTSLVSDADMGNVKRMLCIGK is encoded by the coding sequence ATGCCAAAAATGAAAACCAATTCCAGTGCCAAAAAGCGTTTTAAGCTTACTGGAACCGGTAAAATTGCAAGGAAAAACGCATACAAAAGCCACATCTTAACCAAGATGTCGACCAAACGTAAGCGTAACTTAGGTCACACCAGCTTAGTGTCTGATGCTGACATGGGTAACGTAAAGCGTATGCTTTGTATCGGTAAGTAA
- the thrS gene encoding threonine--tRNA ligase has protein sequence MINITLPDGSVRQYDKGITSMQIAQSISEGLARNVLAAEVNGQVWDASRPIEEDSSIKLLTWNDANGKSTFWHSSAHLMAEALEALYPGTKFGIGPAIETGFYYDVDFGDREFSSEEFKKIEDKIIELAKAKSEYIRKPVSKADAVEYFTEKGDEYKLDLIKDLPDGSITFYTQGNFTDLCRGPHIPNTGFVKAVKLMSVAGAYWRGDESRKQLTRIYGVTFTKQSELTEYLHMLEEAKKRDHRKLGKELELFTFSEKVGMGLPLWLPKGTALRERLTSFLQKAQTKAGYEQVITPHIGHKNLYVTSGHYEKYGADSFQPIKTPQEGEEFLLKPMNCPHHCEIYKSKPRSYKDLPVRYAEFGTVYRYEQSGELHGLTRVRGFTQDDAHLFCRPDQVKEEFKKVIDLVLYVFGALGFEDYTAQVSLRDPENKTKYIGTDENWALAESAIKEAAEEKGLKTVVELGEAAFYGPKLDFMVKDALGRKWQLGTIQVDYNLPERFELEYTGSDNQKHRPVMIHRAPFGSMERFVAVLIEHCAGNFPLWLSPEQFIILPISEKYEEYAKKLSDELKDSDICGLIDFRDEKIGRKIRDAEVKKIPYMLIVGEKEAAENVVSVRKHGQGDLGSMSVEEFIKQITKEITV, from the coding sequence ATGATTAATATTACACTCCCTGATGGTTCCGTTCGTCAGTACGACAAAGGAATTACTTCCATGCAGATCGCGCAGTCGATCTCTGAAGGTTTAGCACGTAATGTATTAGCAGCCGAAGTAAACGGCCAGGTTTGGGATGCCAGTCGCCCTATTGAGGAAGACAGCAGCATTAAGCTCCTGACCTGGAATGACGCCAATGGTAAATCAACCTTTTGGCATTCATCGGCCCACTTAATGGCCGAGGCACTTGAGGCTTTATATCCGGGTACTAAATTCGGTATCGGCCCTGCTATTGAAACAGGTTTTTATTACGATGTTGACTTTGGCGACCGCGAATTTTCGTCCGAAGAATTTAAAAAGATTGAAGACAAGATCATTGAGCTGGCCAAGGCAAAGTCGGAGTACATACGGAAGCCGGTTAGCAAGGCCGATGCTGTAGAATACTTTACCGAGAAAGGCGACGAGTACAAGCTCGACCTGATCAAGGATCTGCCTGATGGTTCTATTACTTTTTACACTCAGGGAAACTTCACAGACCTTTGCCGCGGCCCACATATTCCGAACACTGGTTTTGTTAAGGCTGTTAAACTAATGAGCGTTGCCGGTGCTTACTGGCGCGGCGATGAAAGCCGTAAACAGCTTACCCGTATTTATGGCGTAACTTTTACCAAGCAAAGCGAACTTACCGAGTACTTACACATGCTGGAGGAAGCTAAAAAACGCGACCACCGCAAGTTGGGTAAGGAATTAGAGCTGTTCACATTCTCCGAAAAAGTGGGTATGGGTTTACCATTATGGTTACCTAAAGGCACCGCTCTGCGTGAGCGCCTGACCAGCTTTTTGCAAAAAGCGCAAACCAAAGCCGGTTACGAGCAGGTAATTACCCCGCACATCGGGCATAAAAATCTGTATGTAACATCCGGCCACTATGAAAAATATGGTGCAGACTCATTCCAGCCGATAAAAACACCGCAGGAAGGAGAGGAGTTTTTGTTAAAACCAATGAACTGCCCGCACCATTGCGAGATATATAAATCAAAACCACGTTCGTATAAGGATCTTCCGGTACGTTACGCTGAGTTTGGCACCGTTTACCGTTACGAGCAAAGTGGCGAGCTGCATGGCTTAACCCGTGTGCGTGGCTTTACTCAAGATGATGCTCACCTATTTTGCCGCCCTGACCAGGTTAAGGAAGAATTCAAAAAGGTAATTGACCTTGTGTTATACGTTTTTGGAGCCCTTGGATTTGAGGACTATACAGCACAGGTATCATTACGTGATCCGGAGAATAAAACTAAATATATCGGTACCGATGAAAATTGGGCGCTGGCTGAATCGGCCATAAAAGAAGCGGCTGAAGAAAAAGGCCTAAAAACTGTTGTTGAACTTGGTGAAGCCGCATTTTATGGCCCTAAGCTCGACTTTATGGTGAAAGACGCCCTTGGCCGTAAATGGCAATTGGGTACCATTCAGGTTGATTATAACCTGCCTGAGCGTTTTGAACTGGAGTACACCGGCAGCGATAACCAGAAGCACCGCCCGGTGATGATACACCGCGCGCCGTTCGGTTCAATGGAACGTTTTGTGGCCGTGTTAATTGAGCATTGCGCCGGTAACTTCCCGCTGTGGCTTTCACCGGAGCAATTTATTATTCTTCCTATATCTGAAAAATATGAAGAATATGCAAAAAAACTTTCAGATGAATTAAAAGATTCCGATATTTGCGGGCTAATTGACTTCAGAGATGAGAAGATCGGGCGTAAAATCCGCGATGCTGAAGTTAAAAAGATCCCCTATATGCTTATCGTTGGCGAAAAAGAAGCCGCAGAAAATGTGGTTTCAGTTCGTAAACATGGTCAGGGCGACCTGGGCAGCATGAGCGTAGAGGAGTTTATAAAACAGATAACTAAAGAAATAACAGTATAA
- a CDS encoding TonB-dependent receptor plug domain-containing protein — protein MLNKNIFALNAIAFFILGFSQNTLAQSDSVKNLQEVHIQGITSGVLKSATPVQAITSADFSRYSAFSVADAVRNFSGVAVRDYGGIGGLKTVSVRSMGAGYTSVLYDGIPINDAQTGQVDLGRFNLLNLQEIILYTGQPINLSLPARSYANSAVLSLITKQPQLSVEKPYGITAGVRAGSFSLINPYVQWQQRLSNNWSAVLNASTQKANGNYKFKDNFGGRDTIGRRVNSDVSTQQIDWGVYYSKDDSTTFRLQFNYISSDRGLPGPVILNAVYQDQHLLNQDAFVQAVYDRIWQSSLHLLLTAKASHNYQHYTDASFLNNNGGANEHYTQRELYQSATLSYKPFNNWEISYGTDASFTDMDIDVYRYAFPKRLSLYNVLASNLKTGRFGFQASLLSMYINDDAETNTAAKSKSALSPTLVASFEAIKNGELLFRAFYKDVYRYPNLSEQYYYAVQPRNLQPEQSRQFNAGAVYTKNFDSFTEYFLASVDGYYYKVTNKIFSFPGRSAEILSVRNIGKVDIRGLDLNLKTRFKPVNGYAGLLSLAYTYQRAIDISNPGDSFYKDQIPYTPKHTLALNAGVRHNGVGLFYNHIFSSSRYYLSNNRPEYYVPAYHVSDLSLTYNFKLLKKQFYTAVEVNNAFNSNYVIVKGYPMPPRSLRLTLQLTI, from the coding sequence ATGTTAAACAAAAATATTTTTGCATTAAATGCGATAGCGTTTTTCATATTGGGCTTTAGCCAGAATACCCTCGCGCAATCCGACAGTGTCAAAAACTTACAGGAAGTACACATTCAAGGTATTACATCAGGTGTTTTAAAGTCGGCTACTCCTGTTCAGGCTATTACATCTGCTGATTTTTCCAGATATAGCGCTTTTAGCGTAGCCGATGCAGTTCGCAATTTTTCTGGAGTTGCCGTGCGCGATTATGGCGGAATAGGCGGATTAAAAACAGTTTCGGTACGCAGTATGGGTGCCGGTTACACCAGCGTTTTGTACGATGGTATACCGATAAACGATGCGCAAACCGGGCAGGTAGATCTTGGGCGCTTTAATTTATTGAATTTACAGGAGATTATTTTATATACCGGCCAGCCGATTAACCTAAGCTTGCCAGCTCGTTCGTATGCGAATTCGGCGGTGCTTTCGCTCATTACAAAGCAGCCTCAATTAAGTGTTGAAAAACCTTACGGCATTACTGCCGGTGTGCGTGCCGGAAGCTTTAGTTTAATCAATCCTTATGTACAGTGGCAGCAGCGATTGAGTAATAATTGGTCGGCTGTACTAAACGCCTCAACACAAAAAGCTAACGGCAATTACAAATTTAAAGATAACTTTGGTGGCAGAGACACCATCGGCAGGCGTGTAAATAGCGACGTATCTACCCAGCAAATTGACTGGGGAGTTTACTACAGCAAAGACGACAGTACGACGTTCAGGCTTCAGTTTAATTACATCAGCTCTGACCGTGGTTTGCCCGGTCCGGTCATACTTAATGCTGTATATCAAGATCAGCACCTGCTTAACCAGGACGCTTTTGTGCAGGCTGTTTATGACCGTATTTGGCAGAGTTCATTGCATCTGTTATTAACCGCCAAGGCATCGCACAATTACCAGCATTATACCGATGCTTCATTTTTGAATAATAATGGCGGCGCTAATGAACATTATACACAGCGCGAGCTTTACCAATCCGCCACTTTAAGCTATAAACCCTTTAATAACTGGGAAATATCCTACGGTACCGATGCGTCGTTTACAGATATGGATATTGATGTTTACAGGTACGCGTTTCCAAAGCGATTGTCGTTATACAATGTGTTGGCGAGTAACTTAAAAACAGGCCGCTTCGGGTTTCAGGCAAGTTTACTCAGCATGTATATCAATGATGATGCGGAGACAAACACCGCAGCAAAATCAAAATCGGCATTAAGTCCAACGCTTGTGGCAAGCTTTGAGGCGATAAAGAACGGCGAATTACTGTTTCGGGCATTTTATAAAGATGTTTATCGTTACCCTAACCTGTCCGAGCAATATTACTACGCCGTACAGCCACGTAATCTTCAACCGGAACAATCACGCCAATTTAATGCCGGTGCGGTCTACACCAAAAATTTCGACAGTTTTACAGAATATTTTTTGGCAAGCGTTGATGGTTATTATTATAAGGTAACCAATAAAATTTTCTCCTTTCCGGGGCGGTCGGCAGAGATTTTAAGCGTGCGCAACATTGGTAAGGTAGATATCCGAGGGCTGGATTTAAACCTAAAAACACGTTTTAAACCGGTTAATGGTTATGCGGGTTTACTTAGCCTGGCTTATACCTATCAACGGGCAATTGATATCAGTAACCCGGGCGATAGTTTTTATAAAGATCAGATACCATACACGCCAAAACATACGCTTGCTTTAAATGCAGGCGTTAGGCACAACGGCGTCGGCTTATTTTATAATCACATTTTTTCATCGTCGCGATATTATCTGAGCAATAACCGGCCGGAATATTATGTTCCTGCATATCATGTAAGCGATCTGTCGCTAACCTATAATTTCAAGCTGCTGAAAAAACAGTTTTATACAGCGGTGGAGGTTAACAACGCGTTTAACAGTAATTACGTAATTGTGAAAGGATACCCCATGCCGCCGCGCTCACTACGCTTAACACTTCAATTAACAATTTAA
- a CDS encoding SRPBCC family protein, with product MSNASIQLANNYHRAENNAEPINLTWPERYISIATGVKLGISGFKNLFKSPFSSIIKLGAGGYLLSRGFTGHCELYSRVGKTTTDDVVNVNVRSAFVVNKPRYQVYEFWRQLDNLPLFMKHLESVQVIDNTRSHWELKLPAGVARVTWDAEIVKDEPGYMIGWSSLPGSIIDNAGKVRFRDAENGGTLVDVVISYHPPAGGLGASIAYALNPVFKSMVNADVQNFKQYMDIDNDTRELNDKSTDPLL from the coding sequence ATGTCGAATGCATCAATACAGTTGGCAAACAACTACCACCGCGCCGAGAATAACGCGGAACCTATAAACCTAACATGGCCGGAGCGATATATCTCCATTGCTACGGGTGTTAAATTAGGAATATCGGGTTTTAAAAACCTGTTTAAAAGTCCGTTTTCAAGTATTATAAAACTTGGAGCCGGCGGCTACCTGCTAAGCAGGGGATTTACAGGCCACTGTGAATTGTATAGCCGGGTTGGTAAAACCACTACCGATGATGTGGTGAACGTAAATGTACGTTCAGCCTTTGTGGTTAACAAGCCGCGTTATCAGGTTTATGAGTTTTGGCGTCAGCTTGATAATTTGCCTCTGTTTATGAAACATCTGGAAAGCGTACAGGTGATTGATAACACCCGATCGCACTGGGAGCTTAAGTTACCGGCCGGCGTAGCCCGTGTTACCTGGGATGCTGAGATTGTGAAGGACGAGCCGGGTTACATGATTGGCTGGAGCTCACTGCCGGGATCTATCATTGATAACGCAGGTAAGGTACGTTTCAGAGATGCCGAAAATGGCGGAACCCTGGTTGATGTGGTGATCAGCTACCACCCACCTGCAGGTGGCCTTGGCGCAAGTATAGCGTATGCTTTGAACCCGGTGTTTAAAAGCATGGTCAACGCTGATGTTCAGAACTTTAAGCAATACATGGATATCGACAATGATACCCGCGAATTAAACGACAAAAGCACAGACCCGCTGTTGTAG